The proteins below are encoded in one region of Macaca nemestrina isolate mMacNem1 chromosome 10, mMacNem.hap1, whole genome shotgun sequence:
- the LOC139356585 gene encoding E3 ubiquitin-protein ligase CHFR isoform X6 → MTQESFEANKENVFHGTKDASGAGVGAGPGADPRLPPLSPTAQVCFEEPQPSTSTSDLFPTALASSTEPPPAGREHSSSCESGDGGISPKGCGPSVASDKISSFASALPDRKPASFSSLEPQDQEDLEPVKKKMKGDGDLDLNLQLLVAQPRRNAQTVQEDVRAATGKPDKMEETLTCIICQDLLHDCVSLQPCMHTFCAACYSGWMERSSLCPTCRCPVERICKNHILNNLVEAYLTQHPDKSRSEEDVQSMDARNKITQDMLQPKVRRSFSDEEGSSEDLLELSDVDSESSDISQPYVVCRQCPEYRRQVAQPPHCPAPEVEPGAPQALGDVPSTSVSLTTAVQDYVCPLQGSHALCTCCFQPMPDRRAEREQDPRVAPQQCAVCLQPFCHLYWGCTRTGCFGCLAPFCELNLGDKCLDGVLNNNSYESDILKNYLATRGLTWKNMLTESLVALQRGVFLLSDYRVTGNTVLCYCCGLRSFRELTYQYRRNIPASELPVAVTSRPDCYWGRNCRTQVKAHHAMKFNHICEQTRFKN, encoded by the exons ATGACACAAGAATCCTTTG AAGCTAACAAGGAAAATGTGTTCCATGGGACCAAAGATGCCTCAGGTGCAGGTGTAGGTGCAGGGCCAGGGGCCGATCCCCGGCTCCCTCCGTTGTCGCCCACCGCTCAGGTGTGCTTTGAGGAACCACAGCCATCAACGTCGACGTCAGACCTCTTCCCCACAGCCTTGGCCTCTTCCACGGAGCCGCCTCCTGCAGGGCGAGAGCATTCCTCCAGTTGCG AGTCTGGGGATGGTGGCATCTCCCCTAAAGGATGTGGTCCCTCCGTGGCAAGTGATAAAATCTCCAGCTTTGCCTCAGCTCTCCCAGACAGAAAGCCTGCATCCTTTTCGTCATTGGAACCCCAGGATCAGGAGGATTTGGAGCCcgtgaagaagaaaatgaaaggag ACGGGGACCTTGACCTGAACCTGCAGTTGTTGGTCGCACAACCGCGTAGAAACGCCCAAACCGTCCAGGAGGACGTCAGAGCAGCGACTGGGAAGCCAGACAAGATGGAGGAGACGCTGACATGCATCATCTGCCAGGACCTGCTACACGACTGCGTGAG TTTGCAGCCCTGCATGCACACGTTCTGCGCGGCTTGCTACTCGGGCTGGATGGAGCGCTCGTCCCTGTGCCCCACCTGCCGCTGTCCTGTGGAGCGTATCTGTAAAAACCACATCCTCAACAACCTCGTGGAAGCGTACCTCACCCAGCACCCAG ACAAGAGTCGCAGTGAAGAAGATGTGCAAAGTATGGATGCCAGGAATAAAATCACTCAAGACATGCTGCAGCCCAAAGTTAGGCGGTCTTTTTCTGATGAGGAAGGGAGTTCAGAGGACCTGCTGGAGCTGTCAGACGTTGACAGTGAGTCCTCGGACATTAG CCAGCCATACGTTGTGTGCCGGCAGTGTCCTGAGTACAGAAGGCAGGTGGCGCAGCCTCCCCACTGCCCAGCACCCGAGGTTGAGCCAGGAGCCCCGCAGGCCCTGGGGGATGTACCCTCCACGTCCGTCAGCCTCACGACAG CAGTCCAGGATTACGTGTGCCCTCTGCAAGGAAGCCACGCCCTGTGCACCTGCTGCTTCCAGCCCATGCCCGACCGGAGAGCGGAGCGCGAGCAGGACCCACGTGTCGCCCCTCAGCAGT GTGCCGTCTGCCTGCAGCCTTTCTGCCATCTGTACTGGGGCTGCACCCGCACCGGCTGCTTCGGCTGCCTGGCCCCGTTCTGTG AgctcaacctgggtgacaagtgtCTGGACGGCGTGCTGAACAACAACAGCTACGAGTCGGACATCCTGAAG AATTACCTGGCAACCAGAGGTCTGACGTGGAAAAACATGTTGACCGAGAGCCTCGTGGCTCTCCAGCGAGGAGTGTTCCTGCTGTCTG ATTACAGGGTCACGGGGAACACCGTGCTGTGTTACTGCTGTGGTCTGCGCAGCTTCCGGGAGCTGACTTACCAGTATCGGCGGAACATTCCTGCTTCCGAGTTGCCAG